From the genome of Streptomyces sp. S4.7:
AGCGCCTGACACGGACCGAATACCGGATGATGAACGGACACCCATGTGGATCGCCTCTCGTGGGGGGAGAAACGCTGAGAGTGGCAATCATGAACATGCCATGCTGCGAGGGTCACCACCCTACGACACGGAGTAACGACGTGTCACCGCCCAGGCGCTCGGGGCCTGCGGCCCACCGCAGGCGGTGACGCGTACCCGAGAAACGCATGGAGTGGAGTGCCGATCCCGGGATGTCGTACGGGTGTGCCGGCCCGAGGCCGCCGACGATCAACCGCGGGGGCCACGCGTTGTGCGGTAGCTGTACACCAACAGGGCGACAAGGAGCAGACTCGAGAGAATCAGTCCAGCACCGGTGGGCCAGCCGCCGAAGGGCAGCTCGGGCATCAGGCCCCAGAACAGGCCGGCCGCCATAAGAGCCGCCGCGGTGAGGGCGGCTCCGGTGATCCGAAGCGGTGAGGAGACGCTTTCCCTGGCCGCGCGCATGGCGCGCTCCCGTACCGGGTCGACGTAGCGAGCCGCGGCAGGGAACTGATCGGAAAGGACCAGTAGCCCGGCGAGTACGAGCAGCAGGCCGGGCCCGGGCAGGACGAGCAGTGCGACGCCGATCACCAGCAGCGCCACTCCCGCTACGAGGGCGAGCCCTCGGCGTAGAGGAGTCTGTCTGTGCACCTCACTCACCTTCTGGTCTCCCCGGACGGGACAGGGATGGCTGGTAGTCGTTCGTAGGGGGGCGTCTGGCCGGCGAGGGCGATCGTAATCGAAGTGGACCTCCCGCTCTTGGAGCCCGGCACCGGCGAGGTCGACGTCTTTGACGACCCGCCCCAGAACCTCATGGGATTCGACCTTGACCCCGCACATGGGGGCACCCGGGGGGAGATCCTGGAACTGTCGGCGAGTGGCGCTCGGGGCGGCGCGCGCGGTCACCTGATCCGGTTACTGGTGGGGCTTGCATCTCAAGCTGCTTGAGATCTCATAGTTTGCGTCGTGGACATGAACGAGCTTTACACCATCGGAGATGTCGCCCGGCGGACCGGCCTGAGCGTCAGCGCCGTCCGGTACTAGGCGGACGCCGGTGTCGTCACGCCGACCGCCGGCACCCCGGCCGGTCACCGCCTGTACGACGTGTCGGCCATCGCCCGGCTGGAGCTGGTCCGGACGCTACGGGAACTCGACGCAGGCCTGGACGAGATCCGGCGGGTACTGGCCGGCGAGGCGACACTGCGCGAGCTGGCCGCCGCCCATCTGGCCCTGCTGACACGGCAGGAGACACGGCTGCGCAGCCGTCGCGCGGTGTTGTCGGCCATCCTGCGGCAGGACTCCACGGCCGGGCAGGTCACGCTGATGCACAAGCTGGCAGGCATGCCCGACGAGGAGCGCGACCGGCTGATCGACGAGTTCTGGACCGAGGTCTCCACCGGTTGGGAGCCGCCTGAGCGGATGGTCGGGTGGTGGCGGGCGGCCCGGCCGGGGCTGCCCGAACATCCCACCGCGGCCCAGATCGAGGCATGGATCGAACTGGCCGAGCTCATCCGGGACACCGAGGTCCGGCAGGCCGTACGCCGCGAGCTGCACGAGGCGTGCACCAACGGAGCCGGACCCCTGATGACCTCGTCGCCGATGCTGGACATGTTGGAGGCGGCCACACCGATCGGCCAGGCGGTGATGGACGCGGCACGCGAAGGGGTGCCACCCGACTCACCGCGGGGGCGGGAGAACGCCGACCGGTGGATCGAGTGGCTGACCGGCATCTTCGCCACACCCGACAGCCCGGGGATACCGGACACACCCGAGTTCAGGATCCAGGCGGCCGACCACATGCTGGCAGGCGCGGAGTGGGACCGCACACCGCCGGAGCCACAGGGCCCGCTCGACCGGTACACGGCACTGGTCACCGCCGTGAACGACATGCCGCAGGAACGATTCCCGTTCGAGTGGCTGGCCGAAGCCCTGCGGGCGTCCGCCCTGCCGGTCCGCTGAGCGCCGGTCCGTCGTCCCGCGCGAGGAGGGCGGGCTCTTACGCCTGGCCCGTCTCGAAGCGGCTGATACGGCCGTCCGTGACCGTGAAGGCCCAGCGCGTGCGCATCGTGCCGTACGTCGAGTTGGTGAACGTCGCCGTCAGGGCGCGGCCCCCGTCGGAGGCGGACTCGACGTCCATCCGGCCGTCGGCGGAGAAGATCTCCTTGTCGACCCAGGCCGCGAGGTCACGTTCGCTTCCGTCGTCGGACATCGTGGCGTCCGGTGCCAGTACGGCGAAGAAGGCGTCCCGGTTCCCCCCGTTGATCGCCGAGACGAACGCGGCGACCGCCGGGTCTTCGGGGATGGCGCTCATGGGTGGTCCTCCTTGTGGTCGGCCGGTGGCAGGCGGCCGGTCCGCGGCCGGGCGGGATACGGCGCCGGACCGGCGCGACGGACCGGTGCCGCGGGCAGTCCCATCATCACGCCTGCCGTGCCACCGCGCAGCCCGGCGGAACCGCGCCCGTACGGGAGGGTGTACAGCCCACTTCCAACGATGTAAAAGAATGCCTACGGGCCGCACCGACACCGTCCTCGCCCGTATGACCGAGGAGGGCAATCGACCATGCACGCCTCGTACGTCCCGGACGCCCCGCTGCGACGCCCCACCCCCACAGCCAACCGCCATGACCCGGCGGGCCAGCGCCGCGCGCGGAACCGCGTGACCGCCTGGCTCGGCGCGCTGCTGCTCCTGTGCGCGAGCCTGGTGGTGGCCGGCGGCCCCGCCGAGGCGAAGGCCGCCGCCTGGCAGCCCAAGCCGTCCCCCATGACCACCCCGTGGACCAATCGGGTCCCGGTCGACAGGCCGCTGCCGGAGTATCCGCGCCCCCAGCTCACGCGCCCCGACTGGCTCAACCTCAACGGCATCTGGGACTTCGCGGTCACCGGGGCGAGCGCGGGGCAGCCCGCCGCCTTCCCCGAGCAGATCAGGGTCCCGTTCGTCGCCGAGTCGGCCCTCTCCGGCATCCAGCGAAAGATCACCCAGAACGACAAGCTCTGGTACAAGCGGAACTTCACCGTGCCGGCGAACTGGGACGGCCGACGCGTCCAGCTCAACTTCGGGGCGAGTGACTGGCAGACCACGGTCTGGGTCAACGGCCGGCAGGCGGGCGCCGCCCACAGCGGCGGCTTCGACTCCTTCGCGTACGACATCACGCCACTGCTCACCACGGGCACCAACACCGTCGTCGTCTCCGTATTCGACCCCTCCCAGACCGGCGGCGGGGCCGTCGGCAAACAGCGGATCAACGACGTCACTCCCCACCCCGGCGGAGGCATCTTCTACACGGCCGCC
Proteins encoded in this window:
- a CDS encoding PGPGW domain-containing protein gives rise to the protein MHRQTPLRRGLALVAGVALLVIGVALLVLPGPGLLLVLAGLLVLSDQFPAAARYVDPVRERAMRAARESVSSPLRITGAALTAAALMAAGLFWGLMPELPFGGWPTGAGLILSSLLLVALLVYSYRTTRGPRG
- a CDS encoding nuclear transport factor 2 family protein → MSAIPEDPAVAAFVSAINGGNRDAFFAVLAPDATMSDDGSERDLAAWVDKEIFSADGRMDVESASDGGRALTATFTNSTYGTMRTRWAFTVTDGRISRFETGQA